A stretch of Desulfofalx alkaliphila DSM 12257 DNA encodes these proteins:
- the hydE gene encoding [FeFe] hydrogenase H-cluster radical SAM maturase HydE — translation MDNKFKSALKKAVLQHDLSKEDVVTLLNAAPGDEQQLLFQRADQVRQRYHGNGVHLRGIIEFSSYCKNDCYYCGLRRSNKDIHRYRMTVEQVLDAARQALEMGFRTIVLQSGEDPWYNVGTIAKMIYGIKKMGDVAVTLSIGERSRAEYYLLRFAGADRYLIKHETSDRNLFNKLRPGTDFDRRIQCLEWLNEAGFQVGSGNIIGLPGQTIESLADDILLLKQLDVEMAGIGPFIPHDQTPLAGAPHGDLQLTLKALAVTRLMLPQTHLPATTAAGTLHPRGRHMALNAGANVIMPNVTPLEYRQLYQIYPNKAGSTEQPRQSLENIISIIREVGREVAQDRGDSPKERFQISI, via the coding sequence ATGGATAACAAGTTTAAATCAGCTTTGAAAAAGGCAGTATTACAACATGATTTGTCCAAAGAAGATGTGGTCACCTTATTGAATGCGGCACCGGGTGATGAACAGCAGCTCTTATTTCAAAGGGCGGATCAGGTGCGGCAGCGGTACCATGGCAACGGGGTGCACCTAAGGGGTATAATCGAGTTCTCCAGTTACTGCAAAAATGATTGCTATTATTGTGGGTTGCGTCGCAGCAATAAGGACATACACCGCTACCGCATGACGGTGGAGCAGGTATTGGATGCCGCCCGGCAGGCTTTGGAAATGGGTTTCCGTACCATTGTGCTGCAGTCAGGGGAAGATCCCTGGTATAATGTGGGCACCATAGCTAAAATGATTTACGGCATTAAAAAGATGGGTGATGTGGCGGTTACGTTAAGCATAGGTGAACGGTCTAGGGCGGAGTACTACCTCTTGCGTTTTGCCGGGGCAGATCGGTATTTAATAAAGCATGAGACCAGCGACCGCAATTTGTTTAACAAACTGCGGCCCGGCACTGATTTTGACAGACGCATACAGTGTTTAGAGTGGCTTAATGAAGCAGGTTTTCAAGTGGGTTCCGGTAACATTATTGGTTTGCCGGGCCAGACAATTGAATCACTGGCCGATGATATTTTGCTGCTGAAACAATTAGATGTTGAGATGGCCGGCATCGGGCCCTTTATTCCCCATGACCAGACGCCCTTGGCCGGTGCCCCCCACGGTGATTTGCAGCTAACCCTTAAGGCTTTAGCGGTGACCAGGCTGATGCTACCCCAAACACACCTGCCGGCCACCACTGCGGCAGGGACACTGCACCCCAGGGGAAGGCATATGGCTCTGAATGCCGGGGCAAATGTAATTATGCCTAACGTTACCCCGCTGGAGTACAGACAGCTGTACCAAATTTACCCCAACAAGGCGGGCTCAACAGAGCAGCCCCGCCAATCACTGGAAAATATTATAAGCATTATCCGCGAGGTGGGCAGGGAAGTGGCCCAGGACAGGGGAGATTCCCCCAAGGAGCGGTTTCAAATATCCATTTAA
- a CDS encoding phasin family protein: MDMSRKIAMAGLGALAVTREKAEKLIDELAEKGEMNSEEIKRFFNELVDKGRHTRNKFADSMGYTHENDYHSLELRISRIEHMLGIEAEHPDRSYDEAHFHQPQRGSRRYGRQRYGRQQQQRYYTHQ; encoded by the coding sequence ATGGATATGTCTAGAAAAATTGCCATGGCCGGTCTGGGTGCATTGGCTGTGACTAGAGAGAAAGCAGAAAAATTAATAGATGAACTGGCTGAAAAGGGGGAAATGAACAGCGAGGAAATCAAACGTTTTTTTAATGAGCTGGTGGATAAAGGGCGCCACACCAGAAATAAATTTGCCGACAGCATGGGTTACACCCATGAAAATGACTACCACAGTTTGGAATTAAGGATTAGCCGTATTGAACATATGCTGGGTATTGAAGCTGAGCACCCTGACCGGTCCTATGATGAGGCACATTTTCATCAACCACAACGGGGTAGCAGGCGGTACGGCAGGCAAAGATACGGCAGACAACAACAGCAGCGCTATTATACTCACCAGTGA
- the trkA gene encoding Trk system potassium transporter TrkA produces the protein MHIIVVGGGQVGSELARNLTEKGQRVIVIEKDPEKATQLTEEYGILVLNDNGASIDVLKKAKIKTAKMLIAVTEMDEVNIIACMLAKKFDVPITVARVRNPECAVDATATGFTNEQLGIDLIINPEKTAAYEILKMLHFPDATEVEYFAQGRVKMIATTVSSEAGITNIPLEDLSMPSGCIIVGIKRTDGKFIIPNGKDVVKADDKVYIIGSADVIRKASWLLHHEEIRIHKVLILGGGKIGFELAQLLEKDHEHSFLVKLIEKNPLQCEKLHRHLTKTFVLQGDNTDLSYFNEEEIGDADALICVTGDDRTNIIASVMGQKLGVKRIISEIELIGYHSIYSSINIEAAINPHITTAAQILRYTRKEDVVSLALLKDEEAEIIELILPKTASKVGRKLAHCAFPKGMLIGSILRDDKVIIPSGNTVLEANDSLVIFAIPSISKKLEKYFA, from the coding sequence TTGCATATCATAGTTGTAGGCGGAGGGCAAGTAGGTTCTGAACTGGCCAGAAACCTAACCGAAAAGGGTCAAAGGGTAATTGTTATTGAGAAGGATCCTGAAAAAGCTACTCAACTAACAGAAGAGTACGGTATACTGGTGCTTAATGATAATGGTGCCAGCATAGATGTTCTTAAAAAAGCCAAAATTAAGACAGCAAAAATGTTAATAGCGGTTACTGAAATGGACGAAGTAAACATTATTGCCTGTATGCTGGCTAAAAAATTTGATGTTCCAATTACAGTGGCCAGAGTTCGAAATCCTGAATGCGCTGTGGATGCCACTGCAACAGGATTTACAAATGAACAGCTGGGAATTGATTTAATAATAAATCCCGAAAAAACCGCGGCATATGAAATACTAAAAATGCTTCACTTTCCCGATGCCACTGAAGTGGAGTACTTTGCCCAAGGCCGAGTTAAAATGATTGCCACAACTGTCAGTTCAGAGGCGGGGATTACTAATATTCCCCTGGAGGATTTATCAATGCCTTCAGGTTGTATAATCGTCGGCATTAAAAGAACTGACGGAAAGTTTATTATTCCCAATGGAAAAGATGTGGTAAAAGCCGATGATAAGGTTTACATCATCGGCAGTGCAGATGTAATACGCAAAGCAAGTTGGCTACTACACCATGAGGAAATTCGAATTCATAAGGTATTAATTCTAGGCGGGGGTAAGATTGGCTTTGAACTGGCCCAGCTTTTAGAAAAAGATCATGAACACTCTTTTTTAGTAAAATTAATAGAAAAAAATCCATTACAGTGTGAGAAATTACACCGTCATCTCACAAAAACCTTTGTGTTGCAGGGTGATAATACTGACCTTTCTTATTTTAACGAAGAAGAAATAGGGGATGCAGACGCTTTAATTTGCGTAACAGGGGATGACAGAACAAATATCATAGCTTCAGTTATGGGCCAAAAATTGGGTGTAAAAAGAATTATTTCTGAAATTGAATTAATAGGCTATCATTCGATATACTCCTCAATTAATATTGAGGCTGCCATTAATCCTCATATAACAACTGCAGCACAAATTTTGCGCTATACAAGAAAAGAGGATGTTGTGTCACTTGCTCTTTTAAAGGATGAGGAAGCTGAAATAATTGAGCTGATTTTGCCTAAAACTGCATCTAAGGTAGGAAGAAAATTAGCCCATTGTGCTTTTCCCAAGGGAATGCTGATCGGTTCCATCCTGCGGGATGATAAAGTAATCATACCGTCAGGGAATACTGTTTTAGAAGCCAATGACAGCCTGGTTATCTTTGCAATTCCAAGCATAAGCAAAAAATTAGAGAAGTACTTTGCTTAA
- a CDS encoding chemotaxis protein CheW, with the protein MSVAISEGQLVVFQLSDQKYALPIEETQEIIRMTEVTRIPNGSYYLEGIINLRGTILPVINLNRRLGLPEKEADEETRIMVVENKGQKVGMIVDCVLEVGRYSESEIEPPTSVGDNMDFLRGVVKKDDQLWLLLDLNNVL; encoded by the coding sequence ATGTCGGTAGCAATAAGCGAAGGGCAATTGGTTGTATTTCAATTGAGCGACCAAAAATACGCACTGCCCATTGAAGAAACTCAAGAAATTATACGTATGACCGAAGTTACACGTATACCCAACGGCAGCTACTATTTAGAAGGAATTATCAACCTGCGGGGCACTATTTTGCCGGTGATCAACCTAAATCGCCGTCTGGGTTTACCCGAAAAAGAAGCAGACGAAGAAACCCGCATTATGGTGGTGGAAAATAAAGGCCAAAAGGTTGGTATGATAGTAGACTGTGTACTGGAAGTGGGGCGTTATTCCGAATCAGAAATCGAGCCTCCCACCTCAGTGGGCGACAACATGGACTTTTTGCGAGGCGTAGTAAAGAAAGACGACCAGCTGTGGCTGCTGTTAGATCTAAATAACGTATTATAA
- a CDS encoding TM1266 family iron-only hydrogenase system putative regulator, with product MARRIGVVGIVVEDRNKAAQINNILSDFGDLVIGRMGVPYRDKELSVISLIVEGTTDQIGSLTGRLGNIKGVQVKSALSNKTIS from the coding sequence ATGGCTCGCAGAATAGGCGTGGTGGGCATTGTGGTGGAAGACCGCAACAAGGCTGCGCAAATTAATAATATCCTCAGTGATTTTGGGGACTTGGTCATTGGACGGATGGGGGTACCATATCGGGATAAAGAATTAAGTGTGATCTCCTTAATAGTGGAGGGTACCACAGATCAAATCGGTTCGCTGACCGGAAGATTGGGCAACATCAAGGGGGTTCAGGTGAAGTCTGCATTGAGCAATAAAACTATCTCATAA
- a CDS encoding cation:proton antiporter, translating to MNYISQKLRFPSLLAYMFLGIGLVHFLFEKEIFALEHVANIGIVLLSFSLGLQFPLNRLLNISRRIWRVGILDIVLNFGVSFVLAYIFGLNLMAALIIGGVAYGTSSSITVKVTEETKRSNTPESEFGLALLVFEDLSSQILVSVLTGLIIYESITGTLLLGILLKVALLSAAAILIAHYVFKRLDLFLQHYMSTDFIPLFAVSVAFICSGVAIYLGLSQLLGAFLAGVMLSETGTSKQLQKIVVPMKDLSLPFFFFWFGTTISFGQGGVPLALLTLLIIWGLVGKFLVGYYGGKMYGLSSKGAIRCGFSFFQRGEFSVIIAALAEPALRASAGIYIITTSLIGVYLFKNAPKIANLLYKSRKQK from the coding sequence GTGAATTATATTTCCCAAAAACTACGGTTTCCGTCTTTGCTGGCCTACATGTTTTTGGGAATAGGATTGGTGCATTTTCTATTTGAAAAAGAAATCTTTGCCCTCGAACATGTTGCTAACATAGGCATCGTTTTATTGTCTTTTTCTTTGGGATTACAATTTCCTTTAAATCGACTCCTTAATATATCAAGAAGAATATGGCGTGTGGGAATACTGGATATAGTATTAAATTTTGGTGTAAGCTTTGTTTTAGCATACATCTTTGGCCTTAATTTAATGGCTGCACTGATTATTGGAGGGGTGGCTTATGGTACCAGTTCTTCAATAACAGTAAAGGTGACCGAAGAAACCAAGCGTTCTAACACTCCGGAGTCTGAATTCGGTCTGGCACTTTTAGTATTTGAAGACCTGTCCTCACAAATATTGGTATCTGTATTAACCGGGCTGATTATTTATGAGAGTATTACAGGAACACTGTTATTGGGTATATTGCTAAAGGTGGCATTACTTTCCGCAGCTGCCATATTAATTGCCCACTATGTATTTAAAAGACTGGATCTGTTTTTACAGCACTATATGTCAACGGACTTTATCCCCTTGTTTGCTGTCTCTGTGGCCTTTATCTGCTCAGGGGTGGCAATTTATTTGGGACTTTCACAGCTCTTAGGAGCTTTTTTAGCAGGAGTAATGCTCTCTGAAACCGGTACTTCTAAGCAACTACAGAAGATAGTTGTACCAATGAAAGACCTGAGTCTGCCCTTTTTCTTTTTCTGGTTCGGCACAACAATCTCCTTTGGACAAGGCGGTGTCCCCCTGGCACTGTTAACACTTTTAATTATCTGGGGTTTGGTGGGCAAATTTTTAGTCGGCTATTACGGCGGAAAAATGTATGGTCTGTCTTCTAAAGGGGCCATTAGATGTGGATTCTCCTTTTTTCAAAGGGGAGAGTTTTCTGTAATTATAGCAGCTTTAGCAGAACCTGCACTGAGGGCTTCGGCAGGTATTTACATAATAACAACATCGTTAATAGGAGTGTATTTATTTAAAAATGCACCTAAAATAGCAAACTTATTATATAAAAGCCGCAAACAGAAATAA
- the hydG gene encoding [FeFe] hydrogenase H-cluster radical SAM maturase HydG, producing the protein MAVNLLEKQWQAADFINDEKIYKDLEAAKVLSKEEVKEIIERARKAKGLTPGEVAALLQTEDEELVQLMFDAASEIKDKIYGKRVVLFAPLYVSNYCINNCVYCGYRRDNKFVRRKLTMEEVAEEVKALEELGHKRLALEAGEHPTECSIDYILECIDTIYKVKLNNGSIRRVNVNIAATTVEDYARLLEAGIGTYILFQETYHRETYKKMHPSGPKMDYDWHTTAMDRAMQAGIEDVGIGALFGLYDYKYEVLGLIYHSLHLEEKFGVGPHTISVPRLREAVGVSIKDFPHLVSDETFEKIVAILRLAVPYTGLILSTRETQQTRDKLLNYGISQISAGSCTGVGGYKKEAEKKNCGCKVEERPQFAVEDNRSPDEVLRSVCQSGFLPSYCTACYRQGRTGDRFMSLAKTGEIQNVCQPNALLTFKEYLMDYASPETRKVGEETIKQHLEEISNDKIRKLTEERLELIEQGQRDLYF; encoded by the coding sequence ATGGCAGTAAATTTACTGGAAAAGCAATGGCAGGCGGCGGATTTTATCAATGATGAGAAGATATATAAGGACTTAGAAGCGGCCAAGGTTTTATCCAAGGAGGAAGTTAAAGAAATAATAGAAAGGGCACGCAAGGCCAAGGGACTTACCCCCGGTGAGGTGGCCGCCCTGCTGCAAACGGAAGATGAGGAACTGGTGCAGTTAATGTTTGACGCTGCCAGTGAAATAAAAGATAAAATTTACGGCAAGCGGGTGGTCTTGTTTGCTCCCTTGTATGTAAGCAACTACTGTATTAACAACTGTGTGTACTGTGGCTACAGGCGGGATAATAAATTTGTGCGCCGCAAGCTTACCATGGAAGAGGTGGCAGAAGAGGTCAAGGCCCTGGAGGAGTTAGGTCACAAACGACTGGCCTTGGAAGCCGGGGAACACCCCACCGAATGTTCCATTGATTACATCCTGGAATGTATTGATACCATTTATAAGGTGAAATTAAACAACGGCAGCATCCGCCGGGTAAATGTAAACATTGCGGCCACCACAGTGGAAGACTATGCCCGCCTGCTTGAAGCCGGCATTGGTACCTACATTTTGTTCCAGGAAACATATCACCGGGAAACCTATAAAAAAATGCATCCCAGTGGACCGAAAATGGACTACGACTGGCACACCACAGCCATGGATCGGGCCATGCAGGCAGGGATAGAAGATGTGGGCATTGGAGCCCTCTTCGGCTTGTATGACTATAAGTATGAAGTTTTGGGACTGATATATCATTCACTGCATTTGGAAGAAAAGTTTGGCGTAGGTCCCCATACAATTTCAGTGCCCAGGCTGCGGGAGGCTGTGGGGGTATCTATAAAGGACTTCCCACACTTGGTATCAGATGAAACTTTTGAAAAGATTGTGGCTATTTTGCGTTTGGCAGTTCCCTATACCGGTTTAATTTTATCCACCAGGGAAACCCAGCAGACCAGGGATAAACTGCTAAATTATGGCATTTCCCAAATTAGTGCCGGCTCCTGCACCGGTGTGGGCGGCTATAAAAAGGAAGCGGAGAAGAAAAACTGTGGCTGTAAAGTAGAAGAGAGGCCTCAATTTGCGGTGGAAGACAATCGCAGCCCCGATGAGGTGCTGCGCAGTGTGTGCCAGTCAGGCTTTTTACCCAGCTACTGCACCGCATGCTACCGCCAGGGCCGTACCGGAGATCGCTTTATGTCGCTGGCTAAAACCGGAGAGATACAAAATGTTTGTCAGCCAAACGCCTTATTAACCTTTAAGGAATACCTAATGGACTATGCCTCCCCTGAAACCAGAAAGGTGGGAGAAGAGACCATTAAACAACACCTGGAAGAAATAAGCAACGATAAAATTCGCAAACTCACCGAAGAAAGGCTGGAGTTAATAGAGCAGGGCCAAAGGGATCTTTACTTCTAA
- a CDS encoding zinc metalloprotease HtpX, with protein sequence MSNFKAFLLMGLLSILLVLLGNAIGGQTGALIFLLISFALNFYTYYNSDKVAIKMTNSKPISEEQAPQLYAMVRNLADRAGLPMPRLYLTPSPQPNAFATGRNPENSAVAVTEGLIKMLNREELEGVLAHELAHIKNRDVLVGTIAASMAGAITMIANMLQWTAFLGGFGGNNEQGNNPFGLLFVAILSSLAATIIQLAISRSREYGADAEGAAIAGNPHGLANALLKLEEAARQIRMEKANPAASHLFIVNPLAGGSITRLFSTHPPIKERVERLKQMA encoded by the coding sequence ATGAGTAATTTCAAGGCATTTCTATTAATGGGCCTGCTGAGCATCTTACTGGTGCTTTTGGGCAACGCCATTGGCGGGCAAACCGGGGCATTAATATTTTTGTTAATATCCTTTGCTTTAAATTTTTATACCTATTATAACAGTGATAAGGTAGCAATTAAAATGACTAATTCAAAACCCATTTCGGAAGAACAGGCCCCTCAACTGTATGCCATGGTGCGCAACCTTGCTGATCGGGCCGGTTTACCAATGCCCCGCTTGTATCTCACCCCATCTCCACAGCCCAATGCCTTTGCCACCGGACGCAATCCGGAAAATTCTGCGGTGGCAGTGACAGAGGGGTTAATAAAAATGCTTAACCGGGAGGAACTGGAGGGGGTTCTTGCCCACGAGCTGGCACATATTAAAAACCGTGATGTTCTTGTGGGCACCATTGCTGCCAGTATGGCCGGTGCCATTACCATGATAGCCAATATGCTGCAGTGGACGGCATTTCTTGGCGGCTTTGGCGGTAATAATGAGCAGGGCAACAATCCCTTTGGTTTGCTGTTTGTAGCCATATTGTCTTCATTGGCCGCCACCATCATTCAATTGGCCATATCCCGTTCCAGGGAGTACGGCGCCGATGCCGAAGGGGCTGCCATTGCCGGCAATCCCCATGGCCTGGCCAATGCACTGCTGAAGTTAGAAGAGGCTGCCCGCCAAATCAGGATGGAAAAGGCAAACCCTGCCGCTTCTCACCTCTTCATCGTCAACCCGCTGGCCGGCGGCAGCATAACCAGGCTATTTAGCACCCACCCGCCAATTAAGGAACGGGTAGAAAGACTAAAACAAATGGCTTAA
- the hydF gene encoding [FeFe] hydrogenase H-cluster maturation GTPase HydF, with translation MQDTPRGNRLHIAIFGCRNAGKSSLINALTNQSIALVSQVPGTTTDPVYKSMELLPVGPVVIIDTAGIDDVGHLGELRVKKSMEVLNKTDLVLLVIDATRGVTQYDLDLIERCKAKNLPLVAVINKIDLAAFQAELDVPVVEVSARTGQGIKDLKISIVKNAPSKWDDQSIIGDLLQAGDTVVLVVPLDLAAPKGRLILPQVQTIRDILDHGGIAVMARDTELKQTLANLAVKPKMVVTDSQVFKKADADTPSDILLTSFSILFARYKGDLEMLVAGAKAIDDLKPGDKVLVAESCTHHRVEDDIGTVKIPNWLCKHVGGELHFDWVSGSHFPDNLAEYKLVLHCGACMTNRREMLSRLMQVQEAGVPIVNYGVAIAHLHGILKRSLSPFPNLAGQL, from the coding sequence ATGCAAGACACCCCCAGGGGTAACAGGTTGCATATAGCCATATTTGGCTGCAGAAATGCCGGCAAATCCAGTTTAATCAATGCTTTAACCAATCAGTCAATTGCACTGGTATCCCAGGTGCCCGGTACCACCACTGATCCGGTATACAAATCGATGGAATTGCTGCCGGTGGGGCCGGTGGTAATTATTGATACGGCCGGCATAGATGATGTGGGTCACCTTGGTGAACTGCGGGTGAAAAAGTCAATGGAAGTGTTAAATAAAACAGACCTGGTGCTGTTAGTGATAGATGCTACCCGGGGGGTGACCCAATACGACCTTGATTTAATAGAGCGGTGTAAGGCTAAAAATTTGCCGCTTGTGGCGGTAATCAACAAGATAGATCTTGCTGCTTTTCAAGCTGAATTAGATGTGCCGGTGGTGGAGGTAAGTGCCCGCACCGGTCAGGGAATTAAGGATTTAAAAATCAGTATTGTTAAAAATGCTCCCTCTAAATGGGATGACCAAAGTATCATTGGTGATTTGCTGCAAGCGGGGGACACAGTGGTGCTGGTGGTGCCCCTGGATTTAGCAGCCCCCAAGGGCAGGCTGATACTGCCCCAGGTGCAAACCATAAGGGACATTTTGGACCACGGTGGTATTGCGGTGATGGCCAGGGATACTGAATTAAAGCAAACGCTGGCCAATTTGGCAGTGAAGCCGAAAATGGTGGTAACTGATTCCCAGGTATTTAAAAAGGCAGATGCCGATACCCCATCGGATATATTACTTACTTCCTTTTCCATTCTCTTTGCCCGCTATAAAGGGGATTTGGAAATGTTGGTGGCGGGAGCCAAGGCCATTGATGATTTAAAACCCGGTGATAAGGTGCTGGTGGCAGAATCATGTACCCATCACCGGGTGGAGGATGACATTGGTACGGTTAAGATTCCCAATTGGCTGTGCAAGCATGTGGGTGGTGAACTGCACTTTGACTGGGTGAGCGGTAGCCATTTCCCGGACAACTTAGCGGAATATAAACTGGTGCTGCATTGCGGGGCCTGTATGACTAACCGCCGGGAGATGCTGTCCCGTCTAATGCAGGTACAGGAGGCCGGGGTACCCATAGTGAATTATGGAGTGGCAATAGCCCATCTGCACGGTATTTTAAAGCGGTCCCTGTCACCCTTCCCCAATCTGGCAGGGCAGTTGTAG
- a CDS encoding helix-turn-helix domain-containing protein, producing the protein MALLSSSLIGMNIRKARMNKSAEIGFGYTKKMLADDLNENVHIVNVLESGRFYPDYEHLQKISKICGVTMEFLVGEEFEGADDYYKAIHEATKDNACSITRENKRY; encoded by the coding sequence TTGGCTCTATTAAGTAGTTCACTAATTGGGATGAATATAAGAAAGGCCCGTATGAATAAATCAGCAGAGATAGGCTTCGGTTATACGAAAAAAATGCTTGCCGACGACCTAAACGAAAATGTGCATATAGTCAATGTATTGGAGTCCGGCAGGTTCTATCCCGACTATGAACACCTGCAAAAAATCTCTAAAATATGTGGGGTGACCATGGAGTTTTTGGTAGGGGAAGAGTTTGAAGGGGCTGACGATTACTATAAGGCTATCCACGAAGCCACCAAAGACAATGCATGCAGTATAACAAGAGAAAATAAACGCTACTGA